The Vicia villosa cultivar HV-30 ecotype Madison, WI linkage group LG1, Vvil1.0, whole genome shotgun sequence genome includes a region encoding these proteins:
- the LOC131602679 gene encoding F-box/kelch-repeat protein At3g06240-like codes for MEKKKRKTKTTTTTPLKSYVPEEMIIEILLSLPVKSLIRFKCLRDLYYLYGFGYDQLRDDYLVVSLSCILAEEDLSRLEYFSLKDNKWKEIEDTYFLYTKDKIEPRVGSLYNDAIHWLALHSDSLMEVIIAFDLTERKLFEMPYPNGLGHKSDYCELWVFGEFLSLWAKDCENNTIEIWVMKEYNMHWSWIKPIVLRMNIRFFNEFFPLCSTKNGDIIGTDAENMLMRYNNKGELIEGSSYRCFADGVVSCGSPSIVYTESLLSLPGDDMQVYEDDSD; via the exons atggagaagaagaagagaaagacgaAGACGACGACAACAACACCATTGAAATCTTATGTGCCTGAAGAAATGATAATTGAAATTCTTCTAAGTTTACCAGTGAAGTCTCTTATTCGTTTTAAATGT TTACGTGATTTGTATTATCTATATGGTTTTGGATATGATCAGTTAAGAGATGATTACTTGGTGGTTTCACTGTCCTGTATTCTAGCTGAGGAAGATCTTTCACGTTTAGAATATTTCTCATTGAAAGATAACAAGTGGAAGGAAATTGAGGATACTTACTTCCTTTATACGAAGGACAAGATTGAACCCAGAGTAGGATCGCTCTATAACGATGCTATTCATTGGCTTGCTTTACATTCTGATTCACTGATGGAAGTTATTATCGCATTTGATTTAACTGAAAGGAAACTTTTTGAGATGCCTTATCCAAATGGTTTAGGCCATAAGTCTGATTATTGTGAGTTGTGGGTATTTGGAGAATTTCTTAGTTTATGGGCTAAGGATTGTGAAAATAATACAATTGAAATATGGGTGATGAAAGAGTACAATATGCATTGGTCTTGGATTAAGCCTATTGTTCTCCGTATGAATATCCGATTTTTTAATGAGTTTTTTCCATTATGCTCTACAAAAAATGGTGATATCATTGGAACAGATGCGGAGAATATGTTAATGAGGTATAACAACAAAGGAGAGCTTATAGAGGGTTCCTCATACAGATGCTTTGCAGATGGTGTAGTTTCATGTGGATCCCCATCGATAGTGTATACAGAATCTTTGCTTTCACTCCCTGGTGATGACATGCAAGTTTATGAAGATGATTCTGACTAG